The DNA window CGCCATGACGACCGGATAGGTTCCGGGCTGCTTGGGGCGAAACACATTGGCATAAACCACATGTCCATCGCGCAATGTCACGGCAACGTTCTGATCGTAGATCATCGTCCGGCCGCCCTTCAGCATGATCTCTTCATGAGCATGCGGAACGGCATCGTTGGGTTGCGCAGTTGCGTTCGCGCCCCAGGCCAAACTCACGCCCACGGCGAGGGCGACAAGAAATCTTCCGGCTGAATTCATTTTGTTTCCTCCCGACGACCGCGTCGATTGCGCGGCTCCACGCGCCGTCCTTATCCCGGCAGAGGAAAAATGTGAATGCAAATCTTGTTTGCATTTTAATTGCGCACTGCAACAGGGAAAATGCTGCCATGCAAACAAAGATGTTGTTTCTGGCATCTGGCATACCTAGATTGTCCCTCGAACGCAGCAAGCCGCTGCCCATGTGAATAAGGGGACAAACATGTCCAAAACTGCCTCCCTCCGTCTTGCGCCGCCCACCACCCTGTTCGGCCGCCTGCTGGCCTCGATCGATCGTCTGTTGATGGCGAACGCCGAGATCGCTGTCCGCAACGGCGACCTTCCGTATTTTGGCCTCTAAAAGGCGTTCCCGGGCCATTTGCCCGGGTCGCCGGCGACACCCTTAAGCCTCCTCCCCGACTGACGGCCCCGGTTTTCCGGGGCCTTTTTCGTGAGAGGACCTAAGGATCTGACCGGAACGCCCCCTCCCCGGGATGCGACATATTGGGCAAAAGAAGGGGCTTGCGCTCTGGCATATCACATACCAATATGCTCGCGCCGGTAACGCTCGCCTCAAATCAGAAGCGTACCTCGGGAGGAACCATGACATCCACACAACCGTCAGCGCAGCCGACATCTGAGGGGCCGTATTTCCGCTGGATGCAACTTGCGATGGGCATCGTCTGCATGGCGATGATCGCAAATCTGCAATATGGCTGGACGCTGTTCGTCGATCCGATCGATGCAAAATACCACTGGGGCCGCGCCGCGATCCAGTTGGCCTTTACGCTGTTCGTGGTGACGGAGACCTGGCTGGTCCCGGTTGAAGCCTGGTTCGTCGACAAATATGGCCCGCGGGTCGTCATCATGTTCGGCGGCGTGATGATCTCAATCGCGTGGATTCTGAACTCCCAAGCCAACTCGCTGGTGTTGCTTTATATCGCCGCGATCTTCGGCGGAATCGGTGCGGGCTCGGTGTACGGAACATGCGTCGGCAACGCGCTGAAATGGTTTCCGGACCGGCGCGGCCTCGCCGCCGGCGCTACCGCTGCCGGCTTCGGCGCCGGTGCTGCGATCACCGTGGTGCCGATCGCGAACATGATTGCCACGAGCGGCTACCAGCACGCCTTTTTGACCTTCGGCATCGGACAGGGCGTGATTGTTTTCATCCTCGCCTTCTTCCTGCGCAAGCCGTCACAGGCAATGCCGGCGAAGAAGAAACAACTCAATTTGCCGCAGACCAAGATCGACTTCACGCCGCCTCAGGTGCTGCGAAGCCCGATTTTCTGGGTGATGTATCTGGTGTTCGTGATGGTCGCCGCGGGCGGCCTGATGGCGGCAGCCCAGATCGCACCGATCGCACACGACTACAAGATCGCCAACGAACCCGTGGGTCTCCTGGGCTTCCAGATGGCGGCGCTGACCTTTGCGATTTCGCTCGACCGCATCTTCGACGGTTTCGGCCGCCCCTTCTTCGGATGGGTGTCAGACCAGATCGGCCGTGAGCACACCATGTTCATTGCGTTCGGCACGGGCGCACTGATGCTGCTGACGTTATCGGTGTACGGTCACATCCCGATCGTTTTCGTGCTGGCGACGGCGGTCTATTTCGGCGTGTTCGGCGAGATCTACAGCCTGTTCCCCGCAACATCAGGCGATACGTTCGGCGTCAAGTTCGCCACCACCAACAACGGCATGCTCTACACCGCGAAAGGCACGGCCGCGTTGCTTGTGCCCCTTGCGAGCATCCTCGCGAGCAATTTCGGCTGGCAGGCCGTGTTCGTTGTTGCCGTTGCGCTCAACGCGACCGCGGCGCTGATGGCGATATTTGTGATCAAGCCGATGCGGCGCGCATTCATCCTGGGCCACGAAGCTCCCGCAGATGCCCACGCGCGCGACGTCAAGCCGGCCTGACGACAGCACATTCATTGGAAGAGGCGCACCACGGTGCGCCTCTTTTTTGCCCAATCCAGATTGAGATACAAAATACCAAACCGGCTATCGGACCCCGTTTGATCGCCTGCTGCAAACCGTCGCCATTCCTCGTCGACGTTAAAACGTCAATATTAATGCCGCTTTCTTTCAATGCGGCAACCTCTGAGATTTTCACAAACTGGATTGACAATTGGGATAATGTATACCACGATTACCGATATTGGAGACGCCCTGCGGCTAACCCTGAGGAGGTTGCGATGAAAGTCGGAGACATCCTGCGCAAGAAGACTGCACGTGTTGCGACGGTTCGAATGAATGAAACCGTGGCCATTGCCGCCCAGTTGATGCGCGCGAACGATATCAGCGCGCTGGTGGTCAAGGACGTGGTGCGAACCGAAGGCAATACCGCGGTTGGCATGTTCACCGAACGCGACGTCGTGCGCGCCATCGCGGCGAATGGCGCGGCCGGCGCCAACCTGAAAGTGTCGCAACTGATTTCAGTGCAGCAACTGGTCTCCTGCAGTTCAAACGACACGCTCGAGCACGCCCGCCACCTGATGAACCGGAACCAGATCCGTCATCTTCCGGTGATCGACAATTACAGTCTGATCGGCGTCGTCAGCATCAGCGATATCTCGACCGCGTTCGATGAAGCGGCGAGAGCCGAAGCGCGACCCGTTCCAGCCTGAAGAATCCTTTTCGATTTCATCACGTTCCTTCCCGGCCTTGAGAGATCGCTCAAGGCCGGCGGGCAGCCTTTTGCCGGAAATTTCAGCCATCTTGGAGCGGGACCACTCATGAAAATCTGTATCTACGGCGCCGGCGCGATCGGCGGCTATCTCGGGGTTCAGCTGGCGCGCGCCGGCGCCGATGTCAGCCTGGTCGCGCGCGGTGCGCATCTTGCCGCGATGCGCGCCAACGGCCTCAAATTGCTGATCGGTGATGAAGAACGCGTGGTGCGGCCGCGCTGCACCGACAATCCAGCCGAACTCGGCGCGCAGGATTTTGTCATCATCTGCCTGAAAGCCCATTCGATCACCGGCGTGCTGGAGCAAATGCAGTCACTGCTCGGGCCCCGCACCCGCGTCGTCACCGCGGTCAACGGAATCCCCTACTGGTATTTCCACAAGCACGGCGGCCGCTACGAGGGTTCGACGCTCGAGAGCATCGATCCCGGCGGCCGGCAGTGGAACGAGCTCGGCCCGGAACGTGCGATCGGATGCATTGTCTATCCCGCAACCGAGATCGAAGCGCCTGGCGTGATCCGCCATGTCTATGGCGATCGTTTTCCGCTCGGCGAGCCATCGGGCGAGACCACTTCAGATGTCGAACAACTCTCCAGGCTCTTCGTCGAAGCCGACATGCAGGCGCCGGTGCTGGACCGCATCCGTGACGAAATCTGGCTCAAGCTGTGGGGCAATGTTTGCCTCAATCCGATCAGCGCGCTGACCTGCGCCACGCTCGACGTGATCTGCTCCGATCCGGCGACGCGCGCATTGTCCAAGGCGATCATGCTGGAAACCCAGTCGATCGCCGAAACATTCGGTGTCAAATTCCGCGTCGATGTCGAACGGCGCATTGAAGGCGCGCGCAAGGTCGGCGCGCACAAAACCTCGATGCTTCAGGATCTCGAGCGCGGCCGCCCGATGGAGATCGACCCGCTGGTATCGGTGGTTCAGGAAATGGGACGCCTGACCGGCATTCCGACGCCGGCGCTCGACACGGTGCTGGCGCTGGTCAGCCAGCGCGCCAAGCTCGCAGGGCTTTACGGCTCGGACCGGCCGATCGAGGCAAAAGCCCCCGCTTTTGCATGATTGCGTTGTTCTAAGCTCTTCCGCGCCCGGTAGACTTTTGCCGACCATAACGTCATCCTGACCTCTGAAATCCCAAAAAACAAAACGCGCGCGATATTCCGCGCCGGGGAAACAGAGGGCGGACGATGATCAAGACGCGATTTACCGAACTCGTCGGGGTCGAGCACCCGATCGTGCAGGGCGGCATGCAATGGGTCGGGCGTGCGGAGCTGGTGGCGGCCGTGGCCAATGCCGGCGCGCTCGGTTTCATTACCGCGCTGACGCAGCCGACGCCTGAGGATCTGACCAAAGAAATCGCACGCTGCCGCGACCTCACCGACAAGCCGTTCGGCGTCAACCTCACCATTCTGCCGTCGATCAAGCCGCCGCCCTACGCCGAATACCGTCAGGCCATCATCGAGAGCGGGATCAAGGTGGTCGAAACCGCCGGCAACAAGCCGCAGGAACACGTCACCGAATTCAAGAAGCACGGCATCAAGGTCGTGCACAAATGCACCAGCGTGCGCCATGCGCTGTCGGCGGAACGCATGGGGGTCGATGCGATCTCGATCGACGGCTTTGAATGCGCCGGCCATCCGGGCGAGGACGACACCCCCGGCCTGATCCTGATCCCGACGGCCGCCGACAAGGTGAAGATCCCGATGATCGCCTCCGGCGGTTTTGGGGATGGCCGCGGGCTGGTCGCAGCATTGGCGCTCGGCGCCGAAGGCATCAACATGGGCACGCGCTTCATGTGCACCAAGGAGAGCCCGATCCATCAGCTGATCAAGGAAAAGATCGTCGCCAATGACGAGCGCGAGACCGAACTGATCTTCCGCACCATGCGCAACACCTCGCGCGTTGCCAGGAACGCGGTCTCTGCCAAGGTCGTCGCCATGGAAAAGGAAGGCGCCACGTTCGAGCAGGTGCGCGAACTCGTGGCCGGCGCGCGCGGCAAGATGGTCTACGCATCAGGCGATGCCGATGAAGGCATCTGGTCGGCGGGCCAGGTGCAGGGATTGATCCACGATATCCCGACTTGCGCCGAACTGGTGTCGCGGATAATCCGGGACGCAGAAGCCATCATCCAGAGCCGGCTCGAAGCCATGATGTCCGGCACCCGCCGCCAAGCCTCAGAACAAGCCGCAGAATAAGCGGCTTGTCCCCATCGACCAACCGAGAATGATCCCATGAAAGCCTATGTCTACGGCGCCAATGGCGCTGAAATCGCCGATGTCGCCAAGCCTTCCCCAAAGGGAACGCAGGTGCTGGTTCGGGTGCGCGCCTGCGGCCTCAACCGCGCCGATCTCGGCATGACCAAAGGGCATGTGCACGGCAGCGCCGGTGGCGTCGGCACCGTGCTCGGCATGGAATGGGCGGGCGAGATCGCCGAAGTCGGTCCCGAGGCCAAAGGCGTCAAGCCCGGCGACCGCGTGATGGGTTCGGGCGGCGCCGCGTTTGCCGAATACACCCTCGCCGATCATGGCCGGCTGTTTCGCATTCCCGCCAACGCCAACATGAACTTCGAGGAAGCGGCCACCCTCCCCATTGCGCTCGCGACCATGCACAATGCGGTCGTCACCAACGGCGCGCTGCAGCCGGGCCAGTCCGTCCTGATTCAAGGCGCGAGCTCCGGCGTCGGCCTGATGGCGATGCAGATCGCCAAATTCAAGGGCGCGAAAACCGTGATCGGTTCATCGACCGATGCGACGCGACGCGGGCGGCTGAAGGAATTCGGCGCCGACCTCGCGGTGGATTCCCGCGATCCCGGCTGGGTCGACCAGGTGCTGAAAGTGACAGGCGGCGAAGGCGTCGACCTCATCGTCGATCAGATCTCAGGCCCGGTCGCAAATCAGAACCTTAGGGCGACCAAGGTCAAGGGCCGCATCGTCAATGTCGGCCGCCTCGGCGGCACCCACGGCGATTTCAACTTCGACCTCCATGCCGCGCGCCGGATCAATTACATCGGCGTCACCTTCCGCACCCGCTCGATCGAGGAAATCCGCGAGATTTTTGTCGAGGTGCAGAAGGACATCTGGCCGGCGGTGGAATCGCGCCAGCTGCAATTGCCGATCGACAAGGTGTTTGCGTTCGACGATATCGGCAAGGCGTTCGACCGCATGGAAGCCAACCAGCATCTCGGCAAGATTGTTGTGAGGCTGTAGCGGCGTTGTTCCGGATGCGGTGCATCGTCCGGTATGCTACGCTGCGCCGCAGAGCCGGGGCGCACGACCGCAGGTTATCCCGGATCAGCAACGCGCTGAGCCGCTCCAACGCGAGAACGTGAATTGACTGCAAACGAAACAAGAGGGCCTTTTGTCTTCGGTCGTGGGCCGCATATCCTAGAAGAGGCTCGGATGCGCATTCCGACTTTGGCGATTTTGATGATTGCGACAGTTTTGACCGCGGCACCGGCTCGGGCCCAGACCTATGACCCGGCCTATCCGGTCTGCCTGCAAGTCTACCAAGGCTGGAACGACTATTACTTTGAATGCGCCTATACCTCGCTGCCACAATGCAATGCCTCAGCATCGGGCCGTGCCGCACAGTGCATCGTCAACCCGTATTACGCGGGGCGCAAGACAGCGCCGCCGGCACGGCGAGACCATCGGCATCGCCGCGTCTACTGAGGTAATCCAGCGCAAGGCGATACACCTGCCCGCCGGCGAACCGGCGGGCTTCAGCGATCTTTAGTGCGTAGGATGGGTTGAGCCCTCTGCGAAACCCGTCGGCATCGTAACTGCAATGGATGGGTATCGCGGAGTTTATCATCGGGCCGGCCCGAAGGCCGGACCCGTTGGCTCCAGCCATCCTACGCGCTGGCCGAGGCTTGTGACGTGGCTGTGCGGTGGGCGTGTCGAACCGGGGTCTGCCATATCAGCGAGACCGGACTCGTAGCAGGCAAGATCCGATACTGCCCGCAGCCGGTCGATGCACCGGCGGACGGTAATGTGCTAATCTGCTGCTCAGGACCCGAGGGCGATGTCGTGATCGATTTATGAGCGGATGAGGCCTGATCACCTGCGCGCTCACACATGGAGGACTCCACATGCGATCCGATATGGTGCCTGGAGTTATTTTCCCCGACTATGAACTTAGTGACCATACCGCGAAGCATCGAAAACTCTCCGAGTTGCAGGGAGAGGATCCAATGGTGCTCGTCCTTAGCCGCGGCAGCTTCTGCCCAAAAGATCGCCGCCAGGCGGAAGGTC is part of the Bradyrhizobium canariense genome and encodes:
- the oxlT gene encoding oxalate/formate MFS antiporter gives rise to the protein MTSTQPSAQPTSEGPYFRWMQLAMGIVCMAMIANLQYGWTLFVDPIDAKYHWGRAAIQLAFTLFVVTETWLVPVEAWFVDKYGPRVVIMFGGVMISIAWILNSQANSLVLLYIAAIFGGIGAGSVYGTCVGNALKWFPDRRGLAAGATAAGFGAGAAITVVPIANMIATSGYQHAFLTFGIGQGVIVFILAFFLRKPSQAMPAKKKQLNLPQTKIDFTPPQVLRSPIFWVMYLVFVMVAAGGLMAAAQIAPIAHDYKIANEPVGLLGFQMAALTFAISLDRIFDGFGRPFFGWVSDQIGREHTMFIAFGTGALMLLTLSVYGHIPIVFVLATAVYFGVFGEIYSLFPATSGDTFGVKFATTNNGMLYTAKGTAALLVPLASILASNFGWQAVFVVAVALNATAALMAIFVIKPMRRAFILGHEAPADAHARDVKPA
- a CDS encoding CBS domain-containing protein, translating into MKVGDILRKKTARVATVRMNETVAIAAQLMRANDISALVVKDVVRTEGNTAVGMFTERDVVRAIAANGAAGANLKVSQLISVQQLVSCSSNDTLEHARHLMNRNQIRHLPVIDNYSLIGVVSISDISTAFDEAARAEARPVPA
- a CDS encoding 2-dehydropantoate 2-reductase, translated to MKICIYGAGAIGGYLGVQLARAGADVSLVARGAHLAAMRANGLKLLIGDEERVVRPRCTDNPAELGAQDFVIICLKAHSITGVLEQMQSLLGPRTRVVTAVNGIPYWYFHKHGGRYEGSTLESIDPGGRQWNELGPERAIGCIVYPATEIEAPGVIRHVYGDRFPLGEPSGETTSDVEQLSRLFVEADMQAPVLDRIRDEIWLKLWGNVCLNPISALTCATLDVICSDPATRALSKAIMLETQSIAETFGVKFRVDVERRIEGARKVGAHKTSMLQDLERGRPMEIDPLVSVVQEMGRLTGIPTPALDTVLALVSQRAKLAGLYGSDRPIEAKAPAFA
- a CDS encoding NAD(P)H-dependent flavin oxidoreductase — its product is MIKTRFTELVGVEHPIVQGGMQWVGRAELVAAVANAGALGFITALTQPTPEDLTKEIARCRDLTDKPFGVNLTILPSIKPPPYAEYRQAIIESGIKVVETAGNKPQEHVTEFKKHGIKVVHKCTSVRHALSAERMGVDAISIDGFECAGHPGEDDTPGLILIPTAADKVKIPMIASGGFGDGRGLVAALALGAEGINMGTRFMCTKESPIHQLIKEKIVANDERETELIFRTMRNTSRVARNAVSAKVVAMEKEGATFEQVRELVAGARGKMVYASGDADEGIWSAGQVQGLIHDIPTCAELVSRIIRDAEAIIQSRLEAMMSGTRRQASEQAAE
- a CDS encoding zinc-binding dehydrogenase — translated: MKAYVYGANGAEIADVAKPSPKGTQVLVRVRACGLNRADLGMTKGHVHGSAGGVGTVLGMEWAGEIAEVGPEAKGVKPGDRVMGSGGAAFAEYTLADHGRLFRIPANANMNFEEAATLPIALATMHNAVVTNGALQPGQSVLIQGASSGVGLMAMQIAKFKGAKTVIGSSTDATRRGRLKEFGADLAVDSRDPGWVDQVLKVTGGEGVDLIVDQISGPVANQNLRATKVKGRIVNVGRLGGTHGDFNFDLHAARRINYIGVTFRTRSIEEIREIFVEVQKDIWPAVESRQLQLPIDKVFAFDDIGKAFDRMEANQHLGKIVVRL
- a CDS encoding DUF3551 domain-containing protein, producing MRIPTLAILMIATVLTAAPARAQTYDPAYPVCLQVYQGWNDYYFECAYTSLPQCNASASGRAAQCIVNPYYAGRKTAPPARRDHRHRRVY